A single window of Prochlorothrix hollandica PCC 9006 = CALU 1027 DNA harbors:
- a CDS encoding PspA/IM30 family protein — protein sequence MGMLDETLRSVRMTFNRWLNQADDPEKILEQVIQEMQDQMIQMRQAVAQAIATHRRTERQCQQAHDRAADWHKRAEVALQQGQDGQARDALVQRQSLLMMVRSLEAQLLTQGTLVHRLKEDLKTLDLKLTDARVKKDLYVVRARSAEATQRMTEMLGRLHQTGYGGAFEQMEDRIQDVEAQTAALVELHQDSLEERFQKLENGALDAIVDQELATLKRQVLPADTPWGYEEA from the coding sequence ATGGGAATGCTAGATGAGACCCTGCGATCGGTTCGGATGACCTTCAATCGCTGGCTGAATCAGGCGGACGATCCAGAGAAGATTCTGGAGCAGGTTATCCAAGAGATGCAGGATCAAATGATCCAAATGCGGCAGGCGGTGGCCCAGGCCATTGCAACCCATCGGCGTACCGAGCGCCAATGTCAGCAGGCCCACGATCGGGCGGCGGACTGGCATAAACGGGCTGAAGTAGCCTTGCAGCAGGGCCAAGACGGACAGGCACGGGATGCCCTGGTGCAGCGCCAATCCCTTTTAATGATGGTGCGATCGCTGGAGGCCCAGTTGCTGACCCAAGGCACCTTGGTCCATCGCCTCAAGGAGGATCTCAAAACCTTGGACTTAAAGCTAACGGATGCACGGGTTAAAAAGGATTTATATGTGGTGCGGGCGCGATCGGCGGAAGCCACCCAACGCATGACGGAGATGTTGGGGCGGTTGCACCAAACGGGCTATGGGGGAGCCTTTGAACAAATGGAAGACCGGATCCAGGATGTGGAGGCTCAAACCGCTGCCCTGGTGGAATTACATCAGGATTCCTTGGAAGAACGCTTCCAGAAGTTGGAAAATGGGGCGTTGGATGCGATCGTGGATCAAGAGCTAGCGACCTTGAA